In one window of Candidatus Binatus sp. DNA:
- a CDS encoding LLM class F420-dependent oxidoreductase, which translates to MKIGLLAFVTETTVDPGAVARKCESLGFDAIFIPEHPIIPVTHRTPYPAGDGKIPENYSHMPDPFVSLAIAAAATSKIKLGTGICLVPERDPILLAKEVATLDFYSGGRFIFEIGAGWLADESEIMGIDFKKRWPITREYVRAMKQLWTQPEPSFDGEYVKFPPVRHYPKPVQKPHPPIHIGAGGSGLGPNDRALKNVVAIADGWSPIGISPEALVPELEKLKQMCGEAGRDFSKLTISIYQLAAQNDPKPEIARYERAGVHRIIISTNHLEPGRADRELESLARIYLN; encoded by the coding sequence ATGAAAATCGGACTCCTCGCCTTCGTCACAGAAACCACAGTCGATCCCGGCGCGGTCGCGCGCAAATGCGAATCGCTCGGCTTCGATGCGATCTTCATCCCCGAGCATCCCATCATCCCGGTCACGCATCGCACGCCTTATCCGGCCGGCGACGGCAAAATTCCCGAAAATTATTCTCACATGCCCGACCCGTTCGTCAGCCTCGCGATCGCCGCCGCAGCCACCTCGAAGATCAAGCTCGGCACCGGCATCTGCCTTGTCCCCGAGCGCGATCCGATTCTGCTCGCCAAGGAAGTCGCGACGCTCGATTTCTACTCGGGCGGCCGCTTCATCTTCGAAATCGGCGCAGGATGGCTCGCGGATGAATCCGAGATCATGGGAATCGATTTCAAAAAGCGATGGCCGATCACGCGCGAATACGTCCGCGCGATGAAGCAGCTATGGACCCAGCCCGAGCCCAGCTTCGACGGCGAGTACGTGAAGTTCCCGCCTGTCAGGCACTATCCGAAGCCCGTGCAGAAGCCTCATCCACCGATTCATATCGGCGCGGGCGGCAGCGGGCTAGGTCCCAACGATCGCGCGCTCAAAAATGTCGTCGCGATCGCCGATGGATGGAGCCCGATCGGAATCAGTCCTGAGGCGCTCGTGCCGGAATTGGAAAAGCTGAAGCAGATGTGCGGCGAAGCCGGCCGCGACTTCTCCAAGCTCACGATTTCGATCTACCAGCTAGCCGCGCAGAATGATCCGAAGCCGGAGATCGCGCGCTATGAACGCGCGGGTGTGCATCGCATCATTATATCTACTAACCACCTCGAGCCCGGCAGAGCCGACCGCGAGCTTGAGTCGCTTGCGCGGATCTACTTGAACTAG
- a CDS encoding radical SAM protein codes for MGVDRQFLLTGAKRVLDSRPMYAQVVVTDDCNLTCDYCDEYTPGGPTVPLPDLKTRIDDLDQLGVLVYDLLGGEPLMHPGLPELIAHIKTKRGGSNVTTVITNGFFLTERVIERLNDSGLDFMQLSVDSIEPTPRSVKSLKSLMPRMKLLAAHARFQVEVQTVLNEETLPDYDRFRDHLKEFPFAFGFSIMHGRGGRLAIRGEKFLSILRRYGVFEGMNFYGEHLQEMLLGDFSRKWKCLAGFKFLYVNSKGSVQWCAQQRDYSFPLAELDLAELRRNNRHKPCEEGCCLGCVRMISHSLGEPFKSLRSSISLATGIGRSTRNGRRPVAAHQQP; via the coding sequence ATGGGGGTCGATCGCCAATTCTTGCTAACCGGCGCGAAGCGCGTGTTGGACTCGCGCCCGATGTACGCTCAGGTAGTAGTAACCGACGATTGCAATCTAACCTGCGACTATTGTGACGAGTACACGCCCGGTGGACCTACCGTCCCGCTGCCCGATCTGAAAACTCGCATCGACGACCTCGACCAGCTTGGCGTGTTGGTGTACGACCTGCTCGGCGGCGAACCGCTTATGCACCCTGGCCTGCCCGAGCTGATCGCGCATATCAAGACCAAGCGCGGCGGGTCGAACGTCACGACCGTCATCACCAACGGTTTCTTTCTGACTGAGCGAGTGATCGAGCGACTCAACGATTCCGGCCTCGACTTCATGCAGCTATCGGTTGATTCGATCGAGCCCACCCCACGCTCGGTCAAGTCGCTCAAGTCGCTGATGCCGCGGATGAAGCTGCTCGCCGCGCACGCCAGGTTCCAGGTCGAAGTCCAGACCGTTTTGAACGAGGAAACACTGCCGGATTATGATCGCTTCCGCGATCACTTGAAGGAATTTCCGTTCGCCTTTGGCTTTTCGATCATGCACGGGCGCGGCGGTCGCCTCGCGATCAGAGGCGAAAAGTTTCTCAGCATCCTGCGCCGCTACGGCGTCTTCGAGGGCATGAATTTCTACGGCGAGCACTTACAGGAGATGCTGCTGGGCGACTTTTCGAGAAAGTGGAAGTGTCTCGCGGGCTTCAAGTTCCTGTACGTTAACTCCAAAGGCTCGGTGCAATGGTGCGCCCAGCAGCGCGACTATTCATTCCCGCTGGCAGAGTTGGACCTGGCCGAACTTCGGCGCAACAATCGCCACAAGCCCTGTGAAGAAGGATGCTGTCTCGGATGCGTCCGCATGATCTCGCACTCGCTAGGTGAACCCTTCAAAAGCCTGCGCAGCAGCATCTCGCTCGCGACCGGTATCGGACGCAGCACTCGCAACGGGCGCCGGCCCGTCGCTGCGCACCAGCAGCCTTAG
- a CDS encoding amidase, whose product MSELAYSSAITIANRIRSREISSREALDYFLARVEALDQRINCVVTIDAERARKEADAADAALARGEVSGPLHGVPITIKDSFQTRGMRTTSGAPELADFVPEEDAWPVARLREAGAIIYGKTNAPIYAGDLQSYNEVFGTTNNPYDVSRTPGGSSGGSAAALACGFTPLELGSDIGGSIRLPSHMSGIAGHKPSYGIVPAHGQIPGPPGTLTMADLAVAGPMARTVEDLELGLDLMAGPNRWERPAWRLDLPQPRHQSLKQYRIAAWLDDPRCRVEPEMRDLLEKATRMLAQAGAWVDYEARPAFTLEKAVDTFFALLQAALAGGVALNRIEGYAASPGDTPAARTKRQLAIRHREWLTYNERRLQMRKRWEEFFTQWDAILLPVMPCPAIPHDHSEPQATRIAWVGGEQRPYWDLTAWMAPAGVCYLPATVIPVGCLSTGLPVGIQIVGPYLHDRTTLSLAKHFLALLGGCPRPPGF is encoded by the coding sequence GTGTCCGAGCTTGCCTATTCCAGCGCAATCACGATCGCGAACAGAATTCGCAGCCGCGAAATCTCCAGTAGAGAGGCGCTCGACTACTTTCTCGCGCGCGTCGAAGCACTCGACCAGCGAATCAATTGTGTCGTGACGATCGACGCCGAGCGCGCGCGCAAGGAAGCTGATGCTGCCGACGCGGCGCTCGCGCGCGGCGAAGTAAGCGGTCCGCTGCATGGCGTGCCGATAACAATTAAGGACTCGTTCCAGACCAGGGGAATGAGAACAACTTCAGGCGCGCCCGAACTTGCTGATTTCGTGCCTGAAGAGGATGCGTGGCCGGTCGCACGCCTGCGTGAAGCAGGAGCAATCATCTACGGCAAGACCAACGCGCCTATCTATGCGGGCGACTTACAAAGCTACAACGAAGTATTCGGTACCACCAACAATCCCTACGACGTGTCGCGAACTCCCGGCGGTTCATCCGGCGGCTCGGCCGCGGCGCTCGCATGCGGCTTTACTCCACTCGAACTGGGCAGCGATATCGGCGGCTCGATTCGCCTGCCGTCTCATATGTCGGGTATCGCAGGCCATAAGCCCAGCTATGGAATCGTACCGGCGCACGGACAGATTCCCGGCCCGCCGGGAACGCTTACGATGGCCGATCTTGCCGTCGCAGGACCGATGGCGCGCACTGTCGAAGATCTCGAGCTAGGGCTCGATCTTATGGCCGGTCCCAATCGCTGGGAACGTCCGGCATGGCGCCTCGATTTGCCGCAACCGCGTCATCAGAGCCTTAAGCAATACCGCATAGCAGCCTGGCTCGACGATCCACGTTGCCGGGTAGAACCAGAGATGCGCGATCTGCTGGAGAAGGCAACACGGATGCTCGCTCAGGCTGGCGCGTGGGTTGACTATGAGGCGCGGCCTGCCTTTACCTTGGAGAAGGCAGTCGACACCTTCTTTGCCCTGTTACAAGCTGCGCTCGCGGGTGGCGTAGCTCTTAACCGGATCGAGGGCTACGCCGCGTCGCCGGGCGATACCCCGGCTGCGCGCACGAAACGCCAACTGGCGATCAGGCATCGCGAGTGGCTGACCTACAATGAGCGGCGTTTGCAGATGCGCAAACGCTGGGAGGAGTTCTTCACGCAGTGGGACGCCATCTTGTTACCCGTGATGCCTTGTCCCGCGATTCCGCACGATCATAGCGAGCCTCAAGCTACCCGTATCGCGTGGGTCGGTGGTGAGCAGCGCCCTTACTGGGATCTTACCGCTTGGATGGCGCCGGCCGGCGTTTGCTACTTGCCGGCTACCGTGATCCCGGTCGGATGCCTTAGCACCGGGCTGCCAGTCGGCATCCAGATTGTAGGTCCCTATTTGCACGATCGCACGACACTTAGTCTCGCCAAACACTTTCTTGCCCTGCTAGGAGGTTGTCCCCGTCCACCCGGCTTTTGA
- a CDS encoding CDP-alcohol phosphatidyltransferase family protein, which yields MGNTLRLVGGITLLERLLRQLSELGAVDRISLLKPRDSSLPKPSKRVRKAVTYHDAAGSDAWAMMRDARPYLADRFIAVAADLLIDQRLLAWLAEQSIDTILSPKAGEAPEVAAVLHARSLDATSFDAARIEVAAVSAMPTYWDAMHGEVPFHLRRIATEADAEACWPILLDYIQRRTLELPAQYFDPYFESLLVRWLAPTAITANQVTLITTALGFVVSLLYYSGWLRFGVLLAVFVEVLDGVDGKLARITRTTSKAGEYEHVLDFFYENSWYIALGFYLPRSGFEFAWTAAVLMVAFDLIDNIVYSVADVRWGRSVDNATHFLARFRLIAGRRNIYNWLFLPWILIGLPAYGFYMAVAWAGITAAIHAWWCVGEAVERTGTGITS from the coding sequence ATGGGCAATACTTTGCGGCTGGTCGGCGGGATTACCCTGCTCGAGCGGTTACTGCGCCAGCTATCCGAACTGGGAGCCGTCGATAGAATCTCGTTGCTGAAGCCTCGCGATTCGTCCTTGCCGAAGCCATCGAAGCGAGTCCGCAAAGCAGTCACCTATCACGATGCCGCGGGCTCCGACGCATGGGCAATGATGCGCGACGCGCGCCCCTATCTCGCCGATCGCTTCATCGCAGTTGCTGCGGATCTGCTAATCGATCAGCGGCTGCTAGCGTGGCTCGCTGAACAAAGTATCGACACGATCCTAAGTCCAAAAGCCGGCGAGGCTCCCGAGGTCGCGGCCGTTCTCCATGCGCGATCGCTCGATGCTACCAGCTTCGACGCTGCGCGTATCGAAGTTGCGGCGGTCAGTGCGATGCCCACTTACTGGGACGCGATGCACGGCGAGGTTCCATTCCATCTTCGCCGGATCGCCACCGAAGCGGACGCCGAAGCTTGTTGGCCAATCCTGTTAGACTACATCCAAAGGCGCACGCTCGAACTGCCAGCGCAATACTTTGACCCCTACTTCGAGAGTTTGCTCGTTCGATGGCTCGCACCTACTGCGATTACCGCGAACCAGGTCACTCTTATAACCACGGCCCTAGGTTTCGTGGTGAGCCTGCTCTACTACTCCGGATGGTTGCGCTTCGGCGTACTGCTTGCGGTATTTGTCGAGGTGCTGGACGGTGTGGATGGCAAACTCGCGCGCATCACCCGCACGACCTCAAAGGCTGGCGAGTACGAACACGTGCTCGACTTCTTCTATGAGAACTCCTGGTACATTGCATTGGGATTCTACCTGCCCCGCAGTGGCTTTGAGTTCGCATGGACCGCCGCGGTTCTAATGGTAGCGTTCGATTTGATCGACAATATCGTTTACTCGGTAGCTGACGTCAGATGGGGACGCAGCGTGGACAACGCGACTCACTTTCTAGCCCGGTTCCGCCTGATTGCCGGCCGGAGAAACATCTACAACTGGTTGTTCCTGCCCTGGATTTTGATTGGACTCCCGGCCTATGGCTTCTATATGGCAGTCGCATGGGCAGGTATCACAGCCGCGATTCATGCATGGTGGTGCGTCGGCGAGGCTGTTGAAAGGACCGGCACCGGAATTACCAGTTAG
- a CDS encoding ABC transporter ATP-binding protein: protein MMPMIDRLKARAEWKFLGVLLQADRALAIAWWAALWLRGLLPALFAIAMGVLVGAVQRGNSLAAPLLAVGAVFVLLQILPPLHHAVGANLGSRTAAWLYDQLTTACVTPPGMGHLEDPRLTTDLAMARDFDLGISGPPMSISMDFIASGLVEMVGGLLSALVLAAYAWWAPILLAGAWLATHWLLRESGVWRDRNTDEVREAQRHADYAYRLAVDPPAAKELRLFGLAGWTIERFTSRRRRLFDLRWEATRLRERPVLWSLLLVLSANLLVFWAIASDAAAGRIMVGQVVTFASAAVSTSMIAFGGLSWALDGASAPAGAVLRLQDAMTLAGNLVRGEQAATNMPAREIRFRNVRFAYPTTGEPVLDGFDLTIPAGSSLAIVGQNGAGKTTLAKLLCRLYDPQEGAIEIDGIDLREIDLDAWRERVTAVFQDFTKFELPLRDNVSPEGAPDAEIEQALAEAGASRLAALDTILARGYPGGTDLSGGQWQRIALARALCSVRLGAGVVLLDEPTAQLDVRGEQEIFERILKATHHATTILISHRFSTVRHADRICVLEHGRVIELGTHDELMAAGGRYRTMFELQASRFTDAADDAEGGVALDEPA from the coding sequence ATGATGCCGATGATCGATCGCCTGAAAGCGCGCGCCGAGTGGAAATTTCTCGGCGTTTTGCTGCAAGCCGATCGTGCGCTCGCGATCGCATGGTGGGCCGCGCTCTGGTTGCGCGGACTGTTGCCGGCGCTGTTCGCGATCGCGATGGGCGTGCTGGTCGGCGCGGTGCAGCGCGGCAATTCGCTCGCGGCGCCGCTGCTCGCCGTCGGCGCAGTGTTCGTCCTGCTGCAGATCCTGCCGCCGCTTCATCATGCGGTTGGCGCGAATCTCGGCAGCCGCACTGCGGCGTGGCTCTACGATCAATTGACGACCGCCTGCGTCACTCCGCCCGGCATGGGGCATCTCGAAGACCCGCGACTCACGACCGACCTCGCGATGGCGCGCGACTTCGATCTTGGAATCAGCGGACCGCCGATGAGTATCTCGATGGACTTCATCGCGTCGGGCCTGGTCGAGATGGTCGGCGGACTGCTATCGGCGTTGGTGCTCGCCGCGTATGCGTGGTGGGCGCCGATTCTGCTCGCTGGCGCGTGGCTCGCGACGCATTGGCTGCTGCGGGAGAGCGGCGTGTGGCGCGATCGCAATACTGACGAGGTTCGCGAGGCGCAGCGCCACGCCGACTACGCATACCGGCTCGCGGTCGATCCGCCGGCGGCGAAGGAACTGCGCCTGTTCGGGCTCGCGGGATGGACGATCGAGCGATTCACGTCGAGGCGGCGGCGTCTGTTCGATCTGCGCTGGGAGGCGACGCGGCTGCGCGAGCGGCCAGTGCTCTGGAGCCTGCTGCTCGTGCTATCGGCGAACCTGCTGGTGTTCTGGGCGATCGCGAGCGACGCCGCGGCGGGACGTATCATGGTGGGGCAAGTCGTCACCTTCGCGAGCGCGGCGGTCAGCACGAGCATGATCGCATTCGGTGGACTGTCGTGGGCGCTCGATGGTGCGTCGGCGCCGGCGGGCGCGGTGCTGCGGCTGCAGGATGCGATGACCCTGGCGGGCAATCTCGTGCGCGGCGAACAAGCCGCGACGAATATGCCGGCGCGGGAGATCCGGTTTCGGAACGTGCGCTTCGCCTATCCAACCACCGGCGAGCCAGTGCTCGACGGTTTCGATTTGACGATTCCCGCTGGCTCGTCGCTCGCGATCGTGGGCCAGAACGGCGCGGGCAAAACGACGCTCGCGAAGTTGCTCTGCCGGCTCTATGATCCGCAGGAAGGCGCAATCGAGATCGATGGGATCGATTTGCGGGAAATCGATCTCGACGCGTGGCGCGAGCGCGTGACGGCGGTGTTCCAGGACTTCACGAAGTTCGAGTTGCCGCTCCGCGACAACGTGTCACCTGAGGGAGCGCCCGACGCCGAGATCGAGCAGGCGCTCGCTGAGGCCGGCGCGTCACGTCTCGCAGCGCTCGATACGATTCTCGCGCGCGGCTACCCGGGCGGCACCGATCTGTCGGGCGGGCAATGGCAGCGAATCGCGCTCGCGCGGGCGCTCTGCTCGGTGCGGCTAGGCGCGGGCGTGGTGCTGCTCGACGAGCCGACCGCGCAACTCGACGTGCGCGGCGAGCAGGAAATCTTCGAGCGGATTCTGAAGGCGACGCATCATGCGACGACGATCTTGATATCGCATCGATTCTCGACCGTGCGTCACGCGGACCGCATCTGCGTACTCGAGCACGGCCGCGTGATCGAACTCGGCACGCATGATGAGTTGATGGCGGCCGGCGGACGCTATCGCACGATGTTCGAGTTGCAGGCGTCGCGCTTCACCGATGCCGCGGACGACGCGGAAGGAGGTGTCGCGCTCGATGAGCCCGCGTGA
- a CDS encoding flippase-like domain-containing protein, which produces MNSRRQRAAWTMLGVALLCILIYESGPRRIVTDLSSVGIGLVAIILLEFIVDGFNTLGWWFTFPSELRRGSYRRLFFVRLAGTALNQTIPAASIGGEPAKVYLLTPDFPVATAIASVLTSSMTFSLSKVVFIACSVVVTWPRFHLPHGFSVAVLSGFIVTLGGILVLLVFQLRGFTTATKLIIARIPMPERWRQGIHRLTPNVDQEIIDFYRSRPRDLLLAALSHQLAFGCGVIQVWLLLGWLGLPRELVTCLAIESFTMLLGFVTFVVPDSIGVQEGSRLIAFTALGMPAAAGVAVGIAFRLTSIVGAAAGLLAFSILKGRRPADLVSGRTNQAIAPPG; this is translated from the coding sequence ATGAATAGCCGCCGGCAACGCGCCGCATGGACGATGCTGGGCGTGGCGCTGCTCTGCATCCTGATCTACGAATCGGGGCCGCGTCGGATCGTCACGGATCTCTCTTCGGTTGGCATCGGGCTGGTAGCGATAATCCTGCTTGAGTTCATCGTCGACGGATTCAACACGCTGGGATGGTGGTTCACTTTCCCGTCCGAACTTCGGCGTGGCAGCTATCGGCGACTCTTCTTCGTGAGACTAGCCGGCACCGCGCTCAATCAGACCATTCCGGCCGCGTCGATCGGCGGCGAGCCGGCCAAGGTGTATCTACTAACCCCGGATTTTCCAGTCGCGACCGCTATCGCCAGCGTGCTCACGTCCAGCATGACCTTCAGCCTGTCGAAGGTCGTGTTCATCGCGTGCAGCGTAGTCGTTACTTGGCCTCGGTTTCATCTGCCGCACGGATTCTCGGTCGCGGTGCTGAGCGGCTTCATCGTTACGCTGGGCGGAATCCTCGTATTGCTGGTCTTTCAACTGCGCGGTTTCACCACCGCGACCAAGCTTATCATCGCGCGAATCCCGATGCCGGAGCGATGGCGGCAAGGCATCCACCGCCTCACTCCAAACGTCGATCAGGAGATCATCGACTTCTATCGCTCACGTCCGCGCGATTTGCTACTCGCCGCGCTGTCGCATCAACTTGCCTTCGGATGCGGCGTCATCCAGGTTTGGCTGCTGCTCGGCTGGCTCGGACTGCCTCGCGAACTAGTGACTTGCCTTGCTATAGAATCCTTCACGATGCTGCTCGGCTTTGTGACCTTCGTGGTTCCTGATTCGATTGGAGTGCAGGAAGGAAGCAGGCTGATCGCATTCACCGCGCTAGGAATGCCCGCCGCGGCCGGCGTAGCTGTTGGAATAGCGTTCCGGCTGACTTCGATCGTAGGCGCGGCTGCAGGCCTGTTAGCTTTTTCGATTTTGAAAGGACGGCGGCCAGCCGACTTAGTTAGTGGCCGGACCAATCAAGCTATTGCGCCACCGGGCTGA
- a CDS encoding SDR family oxidoreductase: MEPNLKVAIVTGAGTGIGKQVALALMQQGYAVVLAGRRKEPLEATAADGKGSGSPTLVVPTDVADPAAVKVLFAETATAFGRLDLLFNNAGVGAPPIPLEDLTYEQWKAVVDINLTGAFLCTQEAFRIMKNQDPRGGRIINNGSISAHSPRPNSAPYTSTKHGMTGLTKATSLDGRKYDIACGQIDIGNAATEMTRRMSKGVPQANGSIVAEPTMDAEHVARAVIYMATLPLDANVQFMTVMATKMPLVGRG; this comes from the coding sequence ATGGAACCGAATCTTAAAGTTGCCATTGTAACAGGCGCGGGAACGGGCATAGGCAAACAGGTCGCGCTAGCTCTCATGCAGCAAGGCTATGCGGTTGTACTCGCCGGACGCCGCAAGGAACCGCTTGAGGCAACGGCCGCAGACGGGAAGGGATCAGGATCGCCGACGCTGGTCGTTCCGACTGACGTAGCCGATCCGGCCGCGGTGAAAGTTCTTTTCGCCGAAACGGCCACGGCCTTTGGTAGGCTCGACCTGCTATTCAACAATGCGGGAGTCGGTGCGCCGCCGATACCGCTTGAGGATCTCACTTACGAGCAATGGAAGGCGGTGGTCGATATCAATCTGACCGGCGCGTTTCTCTGCACCCAGGAAGCTTTCAGGATCATGAAGAACCAGGATCCGCGCGGCGGACGTATCATCAACAATGGATCGATTTCCGCGCACAGCCCCAGACCTAACTCTGCTCCCTATACATCGACCAAGCACGGAATGACCGGCCTGACCAAAGCGACATCGCTCGACGGCCGCAAGTACGATATCGCTTGCGGGCAGATCGATATCGGGAATGCCGCGACCGAGATGACGCGCAGGATGAGCAAAGGCGTCCCTCAAGCTAACGGTTCGATAGTTGCCGAGCCGACCATGGACGCAGAGCACGTTGCACGCGCGGTGATTTACATGGCGACGTTGCCGCTCGATGCCAACGTGCAATTCATGACCGTGATGGCGACCAAGATGCCTTTAGTCGGCCGCGGCTAG
- a CDS encoding HAD-IA family hydrolase yields the protein MIEAVIWDFGGVFTTSPFHAFERYEREKGIPVGLIRKINSTNHENNAWAKFERSHLDLDGFDLAFAAEAMALGHHIPGRDVVALLAGDFRPEMIEALRRLKTRFKTGCITNNMPSNAASGDTADRSLYAREIMELFDELIESSKIGIRKPDPRIYLMMCDKLGVRPEACVYLDDLGVNLKPARAMGMATIKVENGPQAIAELEATTGIKLI from the coding sequence ATGATCGAAGCTGTGATATGGGATTTCGGCGGCGTGTTCACGACCTCACCGTTCCACGCGTTCGAGCGCTACGAGCGCGAGAAGGGGATTCCGGTTGGACTGATCCGCAAAATCAATTCCACCAATCATGAAAACAACGCGTGGGCCAAGTTCGAGCGCTCGCATCTGGACCTTGACGGCTTCGACCTTGCCTTCGCGGCGGAAGCGATGGCGCTTGGCCATCATATACCGGGCCGCGACGTCGTCGCGCTGCTGGCGGGCGATTTCCGGCCGGAGATGATCGAGGCGCTGCGCCGCCTCAAGACCAGGTTCAAGACTGGATGCATCACTAACAACATGCCGTCGAACGCGGCGAGCGGCGACACGGCGGACCGGTCGCTCTATGCGCGCGAAATCATGGAACTGTTCGACGAGTTGATAGAATCGTCCAAGATCGGCATCCGCAAACCCGATCCGCGCATCTATCTGATGATGTGCGACAAGCTTGGGGTCAGGCCCGAAGCGTGTGTGTACCTGGATGACTTGGGAGTCAATCTCAAACCGGCGCGCGCGATGGGTATGGCGACAATCAAGGTGGAGAACGGGCCTCAAGCTATAGCTGAGCTTGAAGCTACTACCGGCATAAAGTTAATCTAG
- a CDS encoding ABC transporter ATP-binding protein produces MSPRDDLPAAIPAMWRALKRGYQAEPRLLTVAFGLSLLSALPDALMALWLMLLADGVTGHHRTELFAAAIGLGVSAVGTWFLRVTSDRIQRRFRDRLTIALESHVARLQATVATIAHHERPEYLDRLAVLRDQVFVLDHMYMSLFSTCGWILRLGVTVALLMSINPALALLAAFALPTVLTSTWRPGIERAAEEQGASANRLARHLFTIATTAPPGKEVRVTRIGNRLVKLRREAWERWYGPVASARWGSAGWHTIAWLIFGAGYIGAVVFVTVNLRATPGQVLLVLAAGSRLSAYIGATVGEIGFLRGIWLDGSKRLAWLEDYAASLEEHADTPAPERLVDGIRFEHVSFAYPGTTRHVLEDVNLNLKPGSVVAIVGENGAGKSTLVKLLARLYQPDHGRILVDGIDLARIPALDWRAHVAGAFQDFFKFEFRARHSVGVGDVPRLYDQAAVLTAVERAGADDVIARLAAGLETQLGPTWPDGVEVSFGQWQKLALARGFMRDHPLLLILDEPTAALDAETEHALFERYAAAARGGGHNGGIGNGRDGRITILISHRFSTVRMADQIVVLDGARVAEVGTHEALMAKGGQYAELYGIQAAAYR; encoded by the coding sequence ATGAGCCCGCGTGACGATTTGCCGGCTGCGATACCCGCGATGTGGCGCGCGCTGAAGCGCGGCTACCAAGCGGAGCCGCGCCTGCTGACGGTCGCGTTCGGGCTGTCGCTGCTGTCGGCGCTGCCCGACGCGCTGATGGCATTGTGGCTGATGCTGCTGGCCGACGGAGTGACGGGCCATCATCGCACCGAGTTGTTCGCCGCCGCGATTGGGCTTGGCGTGTCGGCGGTGGGCACCTGGTTTCTCCGTGTGACGAGCGACCGTATCCAGCGCCGGTTTCGCGATCGGCTGACGATCGCGCTCGAGTCGCACGTCGCGCGGCTGCAGGCCACGGTCGCAACGATCGCTCATCATGAGCGCCCCGAGTATCTCGATCGGCTCGCGGTGCTGCGCGACCAGGTGTTCGTGCTCGATCATATGTACATGTCGCTGTTCTCGACCTGCGGATGGATTCTGCGGCTCGGCGTGACGGTCGCGCTGCTGATGTCGATCAATCCGGCGCTGGCGCTCCTCGCGGCGTTCGCGCTGCCTACTGTGCTGACTTCGACATGGCGCCCCGGTATCGAGCGCGCGGCGGAGGAACAAGGCGCATCGGCGAATCGGCTCGCGCGGCATCTCTTCACCATCGCCACCACTGCGCCGCCCGGCAAAGAAGTGCGCGTCACGCGGATCGGGAATCGGCTGGTGAAACTGCGGCGCGAGGCGTGGGAGCGATGGTACGGGCCGGTGGCGTCGGCGCGATGGGGCAGCGCGGGATGGCATACGATCGCGTGGCTGATTTTCGGCGCCGGCTATATCGGCGCGGTGGTGTTCGTGACGGTGAATCTCCGCGCGACGCCCGGACAGGTGCTGCTGGTGCTGGCGGCGGGCTCGCGGCTGTCGGCGTATATCGGCGCGACGGTCGGCGAGATCGGATTCCTGCGCGGCATCTGGCTCGACGGCTCGAAACGTCTCGCCTGGCTGGAGGATTATGCCGCGTCGCTGGAGGAGCATGCCGACACGCCGGCGCCCGAGCGGCTGGTCGATGGAATCCGGTTCGAACACGTCTCCTTCGCGTATCCCGGCACGACTCGCCACGTGCTCGAAGACGTGAACCTGAATCTGAAACCGGGATCGGTCGTCGCGATCGTCGGCGAGAACGGCGCGGGCAAGAGCACGCTGGTCAAGCTGCTCGCGCGGCTCTATCAACCTGACCACGGACGAATCCTCGTCGATGGAATCGATCTCGCGCGGATTCCAGCGCTGGATTGGCGGGCGCACGTCGCGGGCGCGTTCCAGGATTTTTTTAAGTTCGAGTTTCGCGCGCGCCACTCAGTAGGCGTCGGCGACGTTCCGCGACTCTACGATCAGGCGGCCGTCCTCACCGCGGTCGAACGCGCGGGCGCCGACGACGTGATCGCGCGGCTCGCCGCGGGCCTCGAGACGCAGCTTGGTCCGACCTGGCCCGACGGAGTCGAGGTGAGCTTCGGCCAGTGGCAGAAATTAGCACTCGCGCGCGGCTTCATGCGCGATCATCCGCTGCTGCTGATACTCGACGAACCGACTGCGGCGCTCGACGCCGAGACCGAGCACGCACTCTTCGAGCGCTACGCCGCGGCGGCTCGCGGCGGCGGGCATAATGGCGGCATCGGCAACGGCCGCGATGGGCGCATCACGATCCTGATCTCGCATCGCTTCAGCACGGTGCGGATGGCCGATCAGATCGTCGTGCTCGACGGCGCGCGCGTCGCCGAAGTCGGCACGCATGAAGCGTTAATGGCGAAGGGCGGCCAGTACGCCGAACTGTACGGAATCCAGGCCGCCGCGTATCGATAA